The DNA window TTGTTTAGTTTTCAGTTTCAACTTCAACAGAAGGCGGCCCCTCGTCTTTAGCATCATCATCAATGGCTACTTCTGGCTCTTCCTCTACACAGCCATTGTCTTGGTCTTTCCCATTGCCAGCAGTGTCCTGCAGCTGAAGCTTCAGTTGTCGAATTTCGTCTTCCTTTTCCTCTAGTTTATCTTGCATGATTACCACCTGCGATATATTTCATCAAGCAAGAATTTTATACGAACGTTTTCTATCAAGCAATAATTAGGAATTTTCATGTGTAGAACAGGAACCTACCAATTCATTTGATCTGTCGACATCCCCGGTCACTTTCTCCATTAGTTTGCACAATCCTAAGGAAAACAACACAATGCCTAGTGCTAGTTAATTGGCTATGTCTACAATCAATCATAAGATAgtgattttatatattaggCAGTAACAAGTAAGAGATCTTGCAAAAACAAACCTTCAAGTTGATTCCTGACTTCCACATTTTGAGATTTTTGTAAAGCAAGTTTCATTGCCAACTCATGAATCTACCATGAACAACACAAGAAAAGTGAAAATTTAGATTATGTTTCTATAAACAATGCTAGTTTAATTCATACTATATGCCGCCCAAAActttgaattttaaataaaaataaaaatattaacataCCTTTCCTTCGTTAGCTTGATTACCAATTTCCTCATTCTCTTCCTGCAGAGTCCTACATTTGGCCATCAACATCTTCCCCATTTTACTTTGTGGGGTGAAACTGACAGCAGCAATATTATCTTGCAACTCTTTAATTTTCTTGTCCTTCTCTTCCACCAAATTCTGATGTAAGAATCGTTCAGACAAGAAAATGTGTTATTGAGATATCATTTACACGGAAATACATGTCTACCGTTAGTATATAGTTGATGGGAGATTTATTTATTGGGAGGTTAAGTACATAATTCATAACTGTTAAGAAAGTAACTCAAAGTAAGTTTGAGCATAAATCAGAACCTTTAATCTTGTGAACTCGTCATGGATAGCTGGGTCTAGTAGCAATCTCCTTGCCTGCCAGGTATATTTTTTAAGATGGCAGAGGTTAATAGAATAGAAAACAGATGATGCATAACTAACAAGCTCCCAGAAGTGATCAAATCCCACTTAAGAATCAACAACTGAATATCAAGAAACAATTTTCATTTGTATCCAAGTAAGAAGCACCTTTTTCTAGTTTGAAAGATTTTACGATCATTTGAAAGAAACGCGCAAGAGATAGTTTCATGCTACCAAATTTTGCTTTTCGATAAAAGTGACAACCATGCAGCAACATAGTATGAAATCAACATTTTCCAGTTTACCTGCATTGATGGTGGTTTAAGCTGAGCTCTCAATTCTCTAAGAGCAGACTGTATCAAAGTAAGAAGTAGAGTAAGAACAGGTATAGTAAGCAACACACAATGAATACATCAGCTCTGTATAAAATGGAAATGTAAACGTAATATAAAAAGCAACTGATTTTGGTAGATTTGACAATTTTCAATAAGATCCTAACTATATTTATCAACCTCTACAATGCTGATAGCCTAATATGATGCACAGCCTCTGTATCTATGCAATGCAAGTTGTCAGACAATCTCTTTCCAACTATTAAATTTTGTATAGATTATCTTGGAGGTAATCATAGCCAATCAAAATTGCAGAAAGTCCAGATAAAAGGCAAGAAACATCTGAAAACATAGTGTAATGCTTGGAAAGGTTATAAAATGAGATTGATTGGGAGTTTAACATTATCTACTACATAACCCGGGCATACAACAAATCCCGCTTCCATGAAGATCTTAGCTGATTGTGTGTACATAACGGTCATGTTTAACAGCATTTGACTGGAAACAAGATACATCTCTCAGAAGTCACACAACCTTATTTTATAAAGCTCACTCATATTATCCTATAAACTTCTTGGTTACTACTACAGTTTACCATGATGAATAACATGTATCCTCTCATCTACACAGATAATGTAAAATAAGCATGTATTTCAGCTATAATATAATGtggaaaaatacaaaatagatGAACATCTACAGCTGATGATGCACGCTCAATAATTTCTCACCTTCAACTCAGCTATCTCCTGCTCCCTTTTTGCAAATGTCACAATGAATGCAGCTTCTTTTTTCTTTGCTCTCTCAATCTAATAagaaaagcataaaaaagaaactaaGTAGATAATCAAGCACAAACTTGCAACTCTGAGAGTCCAAAATTCAGATCAAGAACATACATGCTCTCTCATAGACTCATCAGAGGATCTCAGAGTCTGGAGGTAGCTGACCACAAATCTTGGTTCTGACCAAGAAGCAAAAACAACAACGTAACTAAAACAATACCACAATTGCAAATCAACTATATACACAAGAGAGTTCCAAAAAATAAACCAGGAGTTGCGCCTTGGGGTATGAAAGACTCATTCTGGAAAGATGAGCGCCACTGCTGAATCTCAGATTTAGCATCTTCAAGGTTCGTCTGAAGTCCAAAATCATAGAAAGTGTTACCAGTTAAAACATGTCCCCTTTGAGAGAGCAAAttgtaaaaaagaaagaaatatcaTTATCCTCGCAAAACCTCTCAGCTATCTCCTACATATATACCTGGCATCTCGAGAGTTCATCTTGACAGTTCTTGAGACTACAAAGAAAATCCAGGGCTATACCAATTAGCCTCAGAAGATCGAGCTATAGTAAATACAGCCAAACTTTGTGGTTTATATAACTAGACATACAGCCAATGCAGTTTATCGATTCTTATTTAGGAGAAGAAAAATGTTCCGTTTATCTAATAAGTAGCAATACCTCTCACGAAGAGACAAAATCATCCCAGTTGCTACTCCAGGAGCAGTTTCCTCCACCTTTAGATTAGCCTTAAGTGTAAACAAACATATCAGAGACAAATTTGAATATCTAAAAACCAGATGCTAGCAGTTGTAAGGCACACAActcaaacaaattaaaattaatcaatgcaTTATTCTTCACTCTTCTGCATTTATGAGGAACATAATGAAAGCCTCAAAATCCATATCCTAGGCAGCCAAATTGCACATCTCTGAAtataacaaaataaagaaacaaagacGATAGTGAACAGCAGCAAAAGGGCACCTTTTTTGAGCCAAAAATATCGTCTTCGTCATCGTCAAGATCTCCAAAGCTTCTCTTAGTTCCTAACAAACAAAACCAGTTTTAAAAAAGCAGCAATGACATAAATCAACGAAAATTATTGGCATTTTTCGATTAAATTAGTTAGCTCGAAAAACCTGAACGCCTAGCAGCATTTTCCCCAGCAAAATCGCCGCCGAAATCATCCTCCTGCAATTTGCAAATGTTAAACAAACACTCGTTTTCGTGGAGAGAATATCGAAACAATTAACGGACCGCAACTAAAGGAAGCGGTGGGCGTTTAGAATATTACATCGTCGATATGGTCACGTGACGCCATTGCAATTCGAATGCGAAATCGGGGAAGGAGCTGAAATTTGAACCCTAGCTGAGCGCAAATCGAATTGCAGAGGGTGTAGCGGTGAGCATAGTGGGATGCGCCACAGTGGAGCGAAGCCGATCAAGGTTACAATCGTCTGCGGTTACAATCGCCTTTATATCTTGCGTCCTACACGTGGCACTCCACTACTGGAAGATGTTGTGCCTCTTTTAAAGATGAAAAATTATCCCCTTGAAAAAAAACTTAAGAGGTAAGGTCTAGGCCCATGGGCCTTTATGGATGACTTGGACTGAtcttacaataaaattaattaatatggtTACTAATGGGCTAGAGTGAAACGGCCCATGAAGGAAatgaatattaaaattttgtctTCAAGGATATACTCCTTAATATGCTTATCTAAAATTGATCTTAGTGGTTGACCACTTATTTATAACTTTCTTATAGTGAATTTGCTCAAATGACTAAAGTCACTAAACGAGACATATAGTAAAAAATCTTGATAGCATCTACTTTGCTGTGCCCAATTTTGTGTGCTTGGGCACTGGAGTTTTCTTATAGTTTCTTTGCTATATTAAAGAATTTGCACTTTTTGTTTGGTGAGATGCTGTGGGTGAAGAAGACAACAAACCTTTTCTCCATGCTCTCCAAAAAGTTGAAGAAACTTTCAAACTTTGTTGCtagatatattaatttaaagCTATGCTACCAACATATATAGTTGAATTAATTGGTCCAACATTTCAGCTTCTTTATTAAAAGAGTTGTACATGAGACAAAAAAGTTGTATCTTAAGTTCTTGATTATAGAAAACGCCTtgttaatatacttaaattaatgAAATAGAATATAGATTGATGTTTGATTGCTAAGATTAACTTGTCTTAAATTACCCAAATCGAATTGATCTAAGCGAATCTAGGAAATTTTATTAGAGGGAACATCCACTCTTTTTATATTGCAAATTATAGTTACACAATTAGTGTCATGTTTATATACTAATTCTTTGTTTTTTCTAATTATAATATTGAATTGAATGTTCGAAACTATACCTCCTTGATTGGCTCGACTGCTATAATTTACAAACCCACAAAATCAATAATAGTTATATATACAAAGAGATCAAGAGAAATGTTGTTTCTCATGTTTGATGAGAACATCGTTTAAAAATTAAtccataattattttaattttaatacttataaaattattattgatattattatttttgtaattaatcaaactttcattttatgtgataatatataaaatacaattcttaaaatatcataataaaattaaatatataaattataataaaattaaatatataaaataaatcaaacaagAATGATATTTATTGATTCGAATCATAAATGTGGCATACATTATATATAGCATCATGTTTAGTCAATGCTTAACCATATAAAAATTTGCAATTTACCATATTCATCTATGAAACAtagtcttttttattttattttttattttggttcgtCCATCTAAATAAATCTCTATCTATGTTTAggattttttgtttttctaattAGGCGAGTCTTATATGTTACTCCATTATCAATGATCTAATTGTTTTTATTATctcttttatattattaattttttcattttaaaacttGTATCATTCACTAAAATTGTTGAATAAATGTACTAGTATAATAAAATAGTAAGATTCATAGTGGTATAATATTTCTGTATATGAATAAAGAGTTATGTATAAGTGGATATTGGATACAATAAATCTatgtgaccaaattttgtataaccaaaaattaatttatttaagaaaaaaatggtttatttatgcatttaattaaaatatatggacGCATATACAATACATGGAACGTGCATAATATTATGTTCATATATTAatgatttgtgtataaattttttttattttttggaaccATAAAATTAGTTAATgcatactttaattcaaatttgaaaagcaATAGAGAggcaatttaaatataaaaataaaaaattgaaaatgaagttgaaggctaattaaatctttttaacttgtccactaactatatttattattttaatatataattaatatatcaaAGCACTAATATAGCTTTATTttggttgtacaaaatttggttGTTTATCATCACTCTATTGGATATGTATGTTTGTAGATGTCGCCCCACGAGTGACACATAGCACGTGAAGGTAGCACTCATTAATATCATTATATTATTTCTACCTTTATTATTGTGTCACCGTTAAGATTTTATTGCTCCAGCCATCATATAGTCTTCCTCTTTTTCTCACACAACCACATATATTGATATATACATGTACATATTGTAGTGATGAATTACgtgatttaaatattaaaatatgtgtatGCAATTCATAACCTCATATaccaataataatagtataaaatttaaatttcgaattttatgataatatttaaatattttattttggtaaTAAAGACTTTTGCACTACAATTCATAGTataaaataccaaaaattataataaaataataataataataaatgtgaaTAGTAAGTTAAATATTTTTCAAGGCAGTAGGCTGTAGTTCCCTTAACTCTGATTATATCCGCCATTGCATGTATAGATTCATATACTATTGCAtgtatatattcatatattatTTGTATTATAGTACATCCCAAAAAATCTGAAATTTTGAATGCAAAGGTGCAACTGTAGGGGGAATGATTGATGGGAAGAATGTTATATTTTGTCGGGAGATTGGAATCTTAATTAATTTGGTTTGGGAATTTGATAAGCATCAATTCAGGTTGGAAATAGTGATTATATTatcctaaataaaaaaaagtcataaGCTAGCTTCTAATCATATCCGTCTAAGTTTGCTAGGTACGATTGATAACTTTGTTATGCTGAAATTAAGCTTGATATAATTGTGTTTATTAGTCCTCAATTGCATGATAAAAGATTAAAATCCAATCACTTTTTCCATTTGATCTCATAGCATAGCACTTGCTTTGTCCAGAAACAACCAAATTGATTCCAGTTCATTCATAAAGATTATTTATGTACAATAATTTGGGTTAACTGCATAAATTTTATTCCGAGATACACGTAACATTATTTATGCACAATAATTTGGGTTAACTGCATAAATTTTATTCCGAGATACACGTAACATCAGGTGTGCTATCCTTTAACTTCTGTTTTCTTGTATCtgctttttaaaaaaataaatttagataGATAATTTGTTTTTGCCTGTATATTAATTCTGTAgtgttttttttactttttattattattattattattattattattattattattattattattattattattattattattattattattattattattattattttttgaacTACTTTTGTACCGCTTTCATTAATTTTGGCTATAGGCATTTCTTGTATTGAAAAAAG is part of the Salvia splendens isolate huo1 chromosome 22, SspV2, whole genome shotgun sequence genome and encodes:
- the LOC121787829 gene encoding FKBP12-interacting protein of 37 kDa-like isoform X1, whose protein sequence is MASRDHIDDEDDFGGDFAGENAARRSGTKRSFGDLDDDEDDIFGSKKANLKVEETAPGVATGMILSLRESLKNCQDELSRCQTNLEDAKSEIQQWRSSFQNESFIPQGATPEPRFVVSYLQTLRSSDESMREHIERAKKKEAAFIVTFAKREQEIAELKSALRELRAQLKPPSMQARRLLLDPAIHDEFTRLKNLVEEKDKKIKELQDNIAAVSFTPQSKMGKMLMAKCRTLQEENEEIGNQANEGKIHELAMKLALQKSQNVEVRNQLEGIVLFSLGLCKLMEKVTGDVDRSNELVVIMQDKLEEKEDEIRQLKLQLQDTAGNGKDQDNGCVEEEPEVAIDDDAKDEGPPSVEVETEN
- the LOC121787829 gene encoding FKBP12-interacting protein of 37 kDa-like isoform X2 codes for the protein MASRDHIDDEDDFGGDFAGENAARRSGTKRSFGDLDDDEDDIFGSKKANLKVEETAPGVATGMILSLRESLKNCQDELSRCQTNLEDAKSEIQQWRSSFQNESFIPQGATPEPRFVVSYLQTLRSSDESMREHIERAKKKEAAFIVTFAKREQEIAELKSALRELRAQLKPPSMQARRLLLDPAIHDEFTRLKNLVEEKDKKIKELQDNIAAVSFTPQSKMGKMLMAKCRTLQEENEEIGNQANEGKIHELAMKLALQKSQNVEVRNQLEGLCKLMEKVTGDVDRSNELVVIMQDKLEEKEDEIRQLKLQLQDTAGNGKDQDNGCVEEEPEVAIDDDAKDEGPPSVEVETEN